The Ziziphus jujuba cultivar Dongzao chromosome 7, ASM3175591v1 genome includes a region encoding these proteins:
- the LOC107424564 gene encoding uncharacterized protein LOC107424564 isoform X1, whose protein sequence is MISRPLNCTSLSLSLSQVTHTVSEILREKNRSKMSDVNHQRIKTNGIWIHVAQKGTGPLVLLLHGFPELWYSWRHQINFLADHGYHVVAPDLRGYGDSDSPISASSYTVFHIVGDLIGLIDHFGEEKFGLLYIHTYIYIYIYIWSEKAFIVGSDWGAIVGWRISLFRPDRVRGLVSLSVPYSPRSPSPSTKSFKQKFGDGCHIIQFQEPGRAERAFARYDYLTVMKKFMLVTDQVFLAPPDMEMIDYLETPWSLPSWITEEELQVFAEKYEESGFTGPLNYYRAMDLNWELLAPWQDAKIVVPTKYIVGDRDIGFEVFGTKDYVNSDVFKSFVPNLEVVIIPDGHHFIQQEKPQQISEEILSFLSKQSVDL, encoded by the exons ATGATTAGCCGGCCATTGAATtgtacttctctctctctctctctctctcaagtcACACACACTGTTTCTGAgattttgagggaaaaaaacaGATCCAAGATGAGCGACGTAAACCACCAGAGGATCAAAACCAACGGGATATGGATTCATGTAGCACAGAAAGGGACTGGTCCACTCGTTCTTTTGCTTCATGGCTTCCCTGAGCTCTGGTATTCATGGCGGCATCAGATTAACTTCTTGGCTGACCATGGATACCATGTGGTGGCACCTGATCTGCGAGGCTATGGGGACTCTGACTCTCCAATTAGCGCGAGCTCTTACACCGTTTTTCACATAGTTGGAGACCTCATCGGACTGATTGATCATTTTGGCGAAGAAAAG TTTGGGCtactttatatacatacatacatatatatatatatatatatatggtctgaGAAGGCATTTATTGTCGGAAGTGACTGGGGAGCAATTGTTGGGTGGCGTATAAGCTTGTTCAGGCCTGATAGAGTTAGGGGTCTGGTTTCTTTATCCGTTCCTTACTCTCCAAGATCTCCATCTCCATCTACTAAATCTTTCAAGCAAAAGTTTGGAGATGGGTGTCATATTATTCAGTTTCAG GAACCAGGAAGAGCAGAGAGGGCATTTGCTAGATACGACTATTTAACAGTGATGAAGAAGTTCATGCTGGTCACCGACCAAGTTTTCTTAGCTCCTCCGGACATGGAGATGATCGATTATCTGGAGACTCCATGGTCGTTGCCATCATGGATTACCGAAGAGGAGCTCCAAGTTTTTGCTGAGAAGTATGAAGAATCTGGTTTTACTGGTCCTCTCAACTACTACCGTGCAATGGACTT GAATTGGGAGCTTCTTGCACCGTGGCAAGATGCAAAGATTGTGGTTCCGACAAAGTATATAGTAGGTGACAGAGATATTGGTTTTGAGGTTTTTGGTACCAAGGATTATGTGAATAGTGATGTTTTCAAGAGCTTTGTCCCAAACCTTGAAGTTGTTATTATTCCTGATGGCCACCATTTTATCCAACAAGAGAAACCTCAACAAATCTCCGAGGAAATACTTTCTTTTCTAAGCAAACAGTCCGTGGATTTATGA
- the LOC107424547 gene encoding folate transporter 1, chloroplastic isoform X1: MSASQSRQEQWQWENAAAGAVAGFATVAAMHPLDVVRTRFQVNDGRLSNLPTYKNTAHAIFTIARLEGLRGLYAGFYPAVLGSTLSWGLYFFFYDRAKQRYSKNREEKLSPGHHLASAAEAGALVSFCTNPVWLVKTRLQLQNPLHQTQPYSGFHDALRTIMREEGWKALYKGIVPSLFLQVSHGAIQFTVYEELRKVVVDLKSRKSTESSESSETVLNSIDYAALGASSKIVAILVSYPFQVIRARLQQRPGIEGIPRYMDSWHVVKETARFEGLRGFYKGITPNLLKNVPAASITFVVYENVLNLLKLVRRKD, from the exons AACGCAGCCGCCGGCGCCGTCGCTGGGTTTGCCACTGTTGCTGCTATGCATCCTCTTGACGTTGTCCGTACTAGATTTCAAG TGAATGATGGGCGACTATCTAATCTTCCAACTTACAAGAACACGGCTCACGCTATTTTCACCATTGCTCGATTGGAG GGCTTGAGAGGTCTTTATGCAGGCTTCTATCCTGCAGTTCTTGGATCTACTCTTTCATGGGGATTATATTTCTTCTT cTATGATAGAGCCAAACAGAGGTATTCTAAAAATAGAGAAGAGAAGCTGAGCCCTGGCCATCATCTTGCTTCAGCTGCAGAAGCTGGAGCTTTG GTTAGCTTCTGCACAAATCCCGTTTGGCTTGTAAAGACAAGATTGCAGCTTCAAAATCCTCTTCATCAAACTCAACCATATTCTGGATTCCATG ATGCTTTGAGAACAATAATGAGAGAGGAGGGATGGAAAGCGCTTTATAAAGGGATTGTTCCTAGCCTTTTTCTG CAGGTTTCACATGGTGCTATACAATTCACAGTGTATGAGGAACTCCGGAAAGTTGTTGTTGACTTGAAGTCTAGAAAAAGCACAGAGAGTTCTGAAAGCTCTGAGACGGTTTTG AATTCAATTGACTATGCGGCTTTGGGGGCATCCTCTAAAATTGTTGCCATTCTTGTTTCCTATCCATTTCAG GTCATACGAGCTCGATTGCAG CAACGACCTGGCATTGAGGGAATTCCAAGATATATGGACAGCTGGCATGTTGTGAAGGAAACTGCACG GTTCGAGGGTCTTCGAGGTTTCTACAAGGGCATCACACCAAACCTTCTAAAAAATGTTCCTGCTGCTTCAATAACATTTGTTGTTTATGAAAATGTTCTGAATCTGCTGAAGTTAGTAAGAAGGAAGGATTAA
- the LOC107424547 gene encoding folate transporter 1, chloroplastic isoform X2 — protein MSASQSRQEQWQWENAAAGAVAGFATVAAMHPLDVVRTRFQVNDGRLSNLPTYKNTAHAIFTIARLEGLRGLYAGFYPAVLGSTLSWGLYFFFYDRAKQRYSKNREEKLSPGHHLASAAEAGALVSFCTNPVWLVKTRLQLQNPLHQTQPYSGFHDALRTIMREEGWKALYKGIVPSLFLVSHGAIQFTVYEELRKVVVDLKSRKSTESSESSETVLNSIDYAALGASSKIVAILVSYPFQVIRARLQQRPGIEGIPRYMDSWHVVKETARFEGLRGFYKGITPNLLKNVPAASITFVVYENVLNLLKLVRRKD, from the exons AACGCAGCCGCCGGCGCCGTCGCTGGGTTTGCCACTGTTGCTGCTATGCATCCTCTTGACGTTGTCCGTACTAGATTTCAAG TGAATGATGGGCGACTATCTAATCTTCCAACTTACAAGAACACGGCTCACGCTATTTTCACCATTGCTCGATTGGAG GGCTTGAGAGGTCTTTATGCAGGCTTCTATCCTGCAGTTCTTGGATCTACTCTTTCATGGGGATTATATTTCTTCTT cTATGATAGAGCCAAACAGAGGTATTCTAAAAATAGAGAAGAGAAGCTGAGCCCTGGCCATCATCTTGCTTCAGCTGCAGAAGCTGGAGCTTTG GTTAGCTTCTGCACAAATCCCGTTTGGCTTGTAAAGACAAGATTGCAGCTTCAAAATCCTCTTCATCAAACTCAACCATATTCTGGATTCCATG ATGCTTTGAGAACAATAATGAGAGAGGAGGGATGGAAAGCGCTTTATAAAGGGATTGTTCCTAGCCTTTTTCTG GTTTCACATGGTGCTATACAATTCACAGTGTATGAGGAACTCCGGAAAGTTGTTGTTGACTTGAAGTCTAGAAAAAGCACAGAGAGTTCTGAAAGCTCTGAGACGGTTTTG AATTCAATTGACTATGCGGCTTTGGGGGCATCCTCTAAAATTGTTGCCATTCTTGTTTCCTATCCATTTCAG GTCATACGAGCTCGATTGCAG CAACGACCTGGCATTGAGGGAATTCCAAGATATATGGACAGCTGGCATGTTGTGAAGGAAACTGCACG GTTCGAGGGTCTTCGAGGTTTCTACAAGGGCATCACACCAAACCTTCTAAAAAATGTTCCTGCTGCTTCAATAACATTTGTTGTTTATGAAAATGTTCTGAATCTGCTGAAGTTAGTAAGAAGGAAGGATTAA
- the LOC107424547 gene encoding folate transporter 1, chloroplastic isoform X3, whose product MSASQSRQEQWQWENAAAGAVAGFATVAAMHPLDVVRTRFQVNDGRLSNLPTYKNTAHAIFTIARLEGLRGLYAGFYPAVLGSTLSWGLYFFFYDRAKQRYSKNREEKLSPGHHLASAAEAGALVSFCTNPVWLVKTRLQLQNPLHQTQPYSGFHDALRTIMREEGWKALYKGIVPSLFLQVSHGAIQFTVYEELRKVVVDLKSRKSTESSESSETVLNSIDYAALGASSKIVAILVSYPFQQRPGIEGIPRYMDSWHVVKETARFEGLRGFYKGITPNLLKNVPAASITFVVYENVLNLLKLVRRKD is encoded by the exons AACGCAGCCGCCGGCGCCGTCGCTGGGTTTGCCACTGTTGCTGCTATGCATCCTCTTGACGTTGTCCGTACTAGATTTCAAG TGAATGATGGGCGACTATCTAATCTTCCAACTTACAAGAACACGGCTCACGCTATTTTCACCATTGCTCGATTGGAG GGCTTGAGAGGTCTTTATGCAGGCTTCTATCCTGCAGTTCTTGGATCTACTCTTTCATGGGGATTATATTTCTTCTT cTATGATAGAGCCAAACAGAGGTATTCTAAAAATAGAGAAGAGAAGCTGAGCCCTGGCCATCATCTTGCTTCAGCTGCAGAAGCTGGAGCTTTG GTTAGCTTCTGCACAAATCCCGTTTGGCTTGTAAAGACAAGATTGCAGCTTCAAAATCCTCTTCATCAAACTCAACCATATTCTGGATTCCATG ATGCTTTGAGAACAATAATGAGAGAGGAGGGATGGAAAGCGCTTTATAAAGGGATTGTTCCTAGCCTTTTTCTG CAGGTTTCACATGGTGCTATACAATTCACAGTGTATGAGGAACTCCGGAAAGTTGTTGTTGACTTGAAGTCTAGAAAAAGCACAGAGAGTTCTGAAAGCTCTGAGACGGTTTTG AATTCAATTGACTATGCGGCTTTGGGGGCATCCTCTAAAATTGTTGCCATTCTTGTTTCCTATCCATTTCAG CAACGACCTGGCATTGAGGGAATTCCAAGATATATGGACAGCTGGCATGTTGTGAAGGAAACTGCACG GTTCGAGGGTCTTCGAGGTTTCTACAAGGGCATCACACCAAACCTTCTAAAAAATGTTCCTGCTGCTTCAATAACATTTGTTGTTTATGAAAATGTTCTGAATCTGCTGAAGTTAGTAAGAAGGAAGGATTAA
- the LOC107424564 gene encoding uncharacterized protein LOC107424564 isoform X2 — MISRPLNCTSLSLSLSQVTHTVSEILREKNRSKMSDVNHQRIKTNGIWIHVAQKGTGPLVLLLHGFPELWYSWRHQINFLADHGYHVVAPDLRGYGDSDSPISASSYTVFHIVGDLIGLIDHFGEEKAFIVGSDWGAIVGWRISLFRPDRVRGLVSLSVPYSPRSPSPSTKSFKQKFGDGCHIIQFQEPGRAERAFARYDYLTVMKKFMLVTDQVFLAPPDMEMIDYLETPWSLPSWITEEELQVFAEKYEESGFTGPLNYYRAMDLNWELLAPWQDAKIVVPTKYIVGDRDIGFEVFGTKDYVNSDVFKSFVPNLEVVIIPDGHHFIQQEKPQQISEEILSFLSKQSVDL; from the exons ATGATTAGCCGGCCATTGAATtgtacttctctctctctctctctctctcaagtcACACACACTGTTTCTGAgattttgagggaaaaaaacaGATCCAAGATGAGCGACGTAAACCACCAGAGGATCAAAACCAACGGGATATGGATTCATGTAGCACAGAAAGGGACTGGTCCACTCGTTCTTTTGCTTCATGGCTTCCCTGAGCTCTGGTATTCATGGCGGCATCAGATTAACTTCTTGGCTGACCATGGATACCATGTGGTGGCACCTGATCTGCGAGGCTATGGGGACTCTGACTCTCCAATTAGCGCGAGCTCTTACACCGTTTTTCACATAGTTGGAGACCTCATCGGACTGATTGATCATTTTGGCGAAGAAAAG GCATTTATTGTCGGAAGTGACTGGGGAGCAATTGTTGGGTGGCGTATAAGCTTGTTCAGGCCTGATAGAGTTAGGGGTCTGGTTTCTTTATCCGTTCCTTACTCTCCAAGATCTCCATCTCCATCTACTAAATCTTTCAAGCAAAAGTTTGGAGATGGGTGTCATATTATTCAGTTTCAG GAACCAGGAAGAGCAGAGAGGGCATTTGCTAGATACGACTATTTAACAGTGATGAAGAAGTTCATGCTGGTCACCGACCAAGTTTTCTTAGCTCCTCCGGACATGGAGATGATCGATTATCTGGAGACTCCATGGTCGTTGCCATCATGGATTACCGAAGAGGAGCTCCAAGTTTTTGCTGAGAAGTATGAAGAATCTGGTTTTACTGGTCCTCTCAACTACTACCGTGCAATGGACTT GAATTGGGAGCTTCTTGCACCGTGGCAAGATGCAAAGATTGTGGTTCCGACAAAGTATATAGTAGGTGACAGAGATATTGGTTTTGAGGTTTTTGGTACCAAGGATTATGTGAATAGTGATGTTTTCAAGAGCTTTGTCCCAAACCTTGAAGTTGTTATTATTCCTGATGGCCACCATTTTATCCAACAAGAGAAACCTCAACAAATCTCCGAGGAAATACTTTCTTTTCTAAGCAAACAGTCCGTGGATTTATGA